Within Carassius gibelio isolate Cgi1373 ecotype wild population from Czech Republic chromosome A16, carGib1.2-hapl.c, whole genome shotgun sequence, the genomic segment gactggctgttcacagagagttgactggaaggaaaaagtgtggtaggaaacgGTGCACAAGctacagggatgaccacagccttggaaagattgtcaggaaaagttgattcaagaacttgggagagttTCACatggagtggactgaagctggagtcagcacatcaagagtcaccacactcagacgtcttcaagAAAGgtctacagctgtcacattcctagaaccaagccactactgaaccagaaaaaacttcagaagcatttcacctggggtaaggaggaaaagaactggactgttgatcagtggtccacattcctcttttcagatgaaggtctggggtctggaggaagactggagagggaaagaatccaagctgcttgaagtccagtgtgaagtttccgaAGTCAGTGATGAACAGCGTCTTTACTTCCTCCggaaactgaggagagccagaccccccccccctccaccatcgagagcatcctgtcgagctgcaacACTGTGTGTTATGGTGCTTGCAACATGTCCACCAACAACCCATTACGAGAGCAgttgagaagatcattggtgtctctctcccctccctccaggacatttaagAAAACCCGTCTCATTCGTaaaggtgatcccactcacccgtcacacagcttcttcagtgttCTGCCATTAGGGAgcagactgcggagtctccaggccaggaccagcagactgaaggacagcttcatccatcaggctgtcaggaagctgtacTTGCTCCAGAACTTGCCCCCcatccctcttctgccccaggcaccactgaactatgaacaccCCCCCCAGCCCCCCCCCACCCCAGATCCCACATCGATTCTCTGAATGTACGTACTGTACacgtggaagaattgacaataaagcagacttgacttgactttatttGGGGTGCGTGACGTTTGCTGGTGTTGGTACATTgggttttatcaagtccaaagtcaatgcagccatctaccaggagatttttgagcactttatgcttccatctgatGACAGCTTTATGAAGAAGCTTTATGAAGATgtagcaggactttagcacctgcctacagtgccaaaaccacttcaaGGTAGtatgctgaccatgatattactgtaatTGATTGGTCAGCCAACACACCTGACCTGAaactcacagagaatctatggggtatagtgaagaggaagataagtaatatctgacaaacaatacagaggagctgaaggccactatcaaagcaacctgggcttcaataatgcCTCAGCAGTACCACAGAATGATTGcatccatgccacgccacactgaaacagtaattcatgcaaaaggagccccaaccaagtattaactgcataaataaacttgctttggagatcttgaacatttctgtttcgtAAATCTTTTATGATTGatcttttttgattgatcttttttgagaaaatattaatttcttttgagatactgattttttttttctccgtaaGATGTATGTCATAtccatcagaataaaaaaagagaaaaaaacctctttaaatatttcagttgtgtgcaaaatgcaattttgctttttttttaaattaaatgacaaaaaaaataaaggatttttCCATGATAATCaaatttttgagatgcacctgtattgctgatgtttttgtatgtttgaAGAGCGGAGAAGAATTAGAATTTGTGGTCTAGTAGTAGCCAatatacttttgtatgttttaaatatccTATGTATAGCATTTCATCTCTTATATCATGacattttggccaaatgtattAAACAACAATAAATCTGAGCTTTAATATAGATATAATAAACTCTATAACCTGTAAGTTGATGGAAACGTAATATGATGGATATACTGCCTCAGGTGCGGCCGTTCTAATGACAGACAAAAACATACAACTGCCATTCAATGGTAAAAAACCTTGTTAACTCCATTTGAGCATGATTTTCATGAAATGTTAAGTGCAAGTGTCTTGACCATATATAAAGCCACAACACCATCTCTGCCAACGCAGTGTAATTGTAAAAGAAAATGGAGAGGGGGTCTATATTTCAGTTTACTTATCAAAACTGTGGCAGTCTGATTAGACGTACTTACTCAGGTCTGTAGATTGGAAGCCAATAGACAAGACGTCCACCTAAAACCAAGTGGAGGGCTGCAAAATTCAAGAGGTCGGCAAAGATATCACTCAGGTGGTAAGCCATTGAAACAGGGACGTGACTCTCTCCGGAGCTGCAATGGGATATGAAACAAGAAAATAAGTTTACTTGCCCTCCAATGGAGAAGAAACTAAGAAATCAAGAGAATTTTGTCTCATTCACCAATCACACATTAATCAAAATCTTATGAACATCTCAATTTAATTGGTATTTTGCTCCCctgatatgctaatttggtgctcaagaaagaaatataattttaattatcaatactgaaaacatttgtgctactcaatatttttttttaaactgatacAACCCCCCCCCCAATGTTTCCTTTATGAATAGAACAAGCtttaatttgaaatttaaatcttatgttacattagaaatgtctttactgtcacttttgatgtgTCAAATTAATGTGTCCTCTCAAATTATTTCTCAACACTCCTCTTTTCACTGTAGTATTGATCAAAagatgcaggcttggtgagcactTCATTTGAAAAAGCCTTTGGATGCTAGTGTAACTGTATAGTCTTGTACCATTGTGTTAGAGGTGAGGCAAAGGATGACTGGCTCATATCTAAGGAGTGTTTCAAGTGGACCCATTAAAAATGCAGGTGGATAAAAGTGATAGGCTTACAAGTCCTCAGTAGGTCTGATGATATCTTTATGAGATCCCGTTCTCCTTGTGGATTCACGAATACCATATGGAGCTGCACAagggaaaagaaaaacacttgaaGCTATAAAACATCCGTTAATACTGgtcaaacaacaataaaaaatgtggCTTTAAAGGTGAAGCGTGTAATTTATGCCCCACTAAATGTAACTGAACAATTCCCATGCAACTGAAAATCCAGTGTTTTGGAACCTGGTAGCTGTTTTTTAGCTGGTCCAATCAGGTATACTAtagtattttaacaaaaaaaaaaaaaaatcacacacccTTTACCTTCAAAGACCTTAAGTTTCTAGCAACATACGGTCTGTAACAATGGCATCAAACTGTGCATTTTTTCTCCAAACAGTTTTGGAAGCATCAGACACCATGACGTCCACATACAGACTCTCAGTCCCATACTGCCGCAGGTTTGCTCGGATGTTCTCATCCGGTCCTCTCCATTTCTGATTCTTCCTGCTGGCTTTTCCTGCAACAGTTTTAAATGCTCACAGGTGTTTAAAAAACTGAAGAAGTGAAAGAGAAAATTacttaaatgcttaaaaaaaacacacaaaaaaaacatacctACTCCATGGATAGTGTTATAATCAATGTCTGTCCCACATACATAAGCCCCAAAGCGCGAGCAAGCTACCAGAAGACTACCTGAGAAACAAAACAGAGTAAGAAAACGCTCATcacaaaattaaagaaaataatacaagtAATCTCTGGATTATGTCTGACTGTAGATCTTTATTTCTGCTTGACAGTTTGAAAGTATGGCCTATAAGGATTTCCAGGCAACCAGAGAGAGTTCAACTAAATACTGACATCTGGCCTGCAGATCTCTGTGCATGTGGTGACAACACACTTATGATAAAGCCCTGGCAACATCATGGCACGCTACAAACTCACAATAAGCCTCGCTTTGGGAAAGAGTGAGAAATGCAGAAACCATGCTGTTTCGAAAGCCAGCCATCCTTCATTTGACTGATGACACTCGAAAGTGGCACTTTTCAAAGTCAAAAGAAAGAGGAGAAGTGGGCCAACTGAGATTGAAAAGTGAGAATTTCTGTGAGCCGTCACCAAACGAAAAATGAGATAGAGATCTACTCCTGGTTCGTGTTAGACACAAATAAGAAACAGAAGATGATGGCACATATCTTCAATCACCCAGACAAGCTGTCAGATGTGATTTCACTCAGAATGAGAAAGAAACACAAACACCTGCTTCAGTTTGGCCCAAAATTAAGCATCTAAACTGTTCTGATTCACAACATGCCAAACTGACTCATTTTGCAAGACTAAATGAATTAATTTGCAGAATAAATTTATCTGACATCATagacgtgttggatgagaaacttATAAACTGACTTTGCTGAatgactttttatattaaaactgaCTTTTTAATACTAGTTGTCGAAGAGCCACCAATATAATgttcaaataattaaaacattagcaCAAATATAAGTAAATTGATAAAACCTAATACTATTAAAAATGACAGTTTCAAAATGTTCtgttcatcaaaataaataaataaataaatctgaaaatgcactaaatattaagcagcacaactgttttcagcattaataataattgagcaccaaatcatcatattaaaatgaattctgaagaattatgtgacactgaagactggagtaatgtctgctgaaaattcagctttgcatcacaggaataaattatatttacaaaaacCTAAATAATGAAAAGaggtattttaattttgaataatatttacaatattactgtattttgaacaaataaatgcagccttggtgagcagaagcgacttaaaaaaaaatgaatatattatagACTCCATTctattattagtaatagtagtATATATGATGGCTTTTTTATAACAGCCTCAAATGTGGCTTATCCAATTAGATGTTAATGTCTGAATTTATGTCACGAGACATAAATGGCTGTATTTCAAAGACTTCTATGCACACAGATATTTCCTCACCTGTTCCAACAAATGGATCATAAACCAAATCATCAGCCTTTACTTTGGCATGATTGGCCATAAAGAAGGAGAGGCCAGCGTCCATACTAGTGTTCCCGATGAAATGTCTCTTCTTCACACTGTAAGAGCGAATTAATTCTCTCTGTCCATCTGCAATCTGAAGAGAAAACcaaccatttaaaatgtaatagttgaTACAGTATGTCACCTTATATTACAAGGACGTCATTCAGGTTTACTTTCTAAGTCACAAATCAAGCATTTTACAAATCCATTCAATAGTCATAAATGAAGCCTTGTAAAGACGATGGAAGAAATGTTCTGAATTGTTATAAGCATCTCACCCATCTGCCAAAATACATATGGAAAGGCTCCTCTGGGATGTCATAAGGATCAGAGCCATAATCCTCCAGCAAACAGAAAATATGTTCCGGATCCTTTAGATTGACTGTCCCTTTAAACGGCAAGAAATCTAGAGCCTGTGGCAAAAATGcactttatatatacacacatgattTTCACAGTCCATGACAGAAGATATTCAAAATGGCAATTAAAGCTGTTGCTAAATTAACTCCAATTATGAACTGTATGCCACAGAATCAGGTATTAAAAAcgcacaaatatttaaaatacagcaGCATACTTACATCAATCTTTTCGATTCTGTCCTTAAACACTAACGTTTTGTTGAAAGTGTAGACATTGATCTTATAAGTAGAATTTTTTTGTAGATATGGAGCctgtgaaaaattaatacaagatacAGTTTGATCAGAAATACTCTCTATAAATCAAATTGTACTTTATTAGGAGGGGGAACATGAACAAACCATTTTTTCTGCTGGATACTCCAACAACGACATCCTAAGCTCATCTGTTGTTGTTCCATGACCCCAAAGTTCAAAAGCAGACCTTGAAGTCAATATTAAACTTGATACAGCAATTCaataattattactgttttttttttgtttttatcaagaCTCAATAAGATCTTTCATTTGTTAATGTAAATTAACAAACttaaactaaacattttttaacaatatataataatactttaaCATTCATAACATtgatcattgttagttcatgttaattaatgtgaATAAAAACCCTGTAAACTTAAGTAATAAAGAAGAAACCCATGTTTTCACCCACGCAATATTCACACAATGGTCTTAAGCCAATCATggactattttcaatatattaacTTAGGCAGAGTCTTGATTGGTCAAAGGGTTTCATGATTTCACTTAATTAATGTCGCCATGTACATGCAATTAGATTAGTATTTATAGGTTTGTCATCCTTAGCATTCATTATACATGCAAtgtaagtgtaaaaaaaatacagcaaccTACTTTCCACAAACCGTTCTGGACATAACACTCCGTATATCATCTTCTGATAAGCCATTTAATTGCCAAAAGGGAGACTTATGCGGAAAGAGTTagaatttttagaaaataaataacataacaaTTAACTTATGCCATGTGAAAAACTATTTGGTATAACCTTTTCGTTGAATGTTTCTGATGTATCAAATGGACGGTCCCTTAAAGACAGTAATGCTTTTATTTCCTGTAAACAATAATTCAAAGAGTGATATATGAATATCTACTAATTTAAATACTTTACTCTACAATAGTAAAATGAACTGCTCTCTAATCCAAAATACACTCTGACAGATTAATTCTAGCATTCTGACACGAAGGTCTGAGTGAACTGAAAGTTTACAGTTTGTACCGGTAATCTAAAATCGACATTATCATGTGCAAGATGAAGTAAATATTGTCTGCACGCCCGACCACAGTGGAGAGCCATGTTTTTGTGTTACATTCAAAATCATCCGATGAGTAAATAGTGCTCGTAACAAAAGTTCCCCTGTGGCATCTCCGCACGTACTGTCAATTGCCTAAGCAAAAGTCTTGTAAAAGGATTAGACTTTTGTACTTTTCAACGCTTAACTACTGCAAGTCATGATgagtaaaattaagtaaatcgTTTTTGTGACAATTGTTTGTGAAAGTCgagtgatttttttcttcttatgaCTTTATGTATACAGTTGTTTTTGAAAATGGAAAAGATTTGGTGTCACCTGATGATGTCTTTTAATCTTATCTACACGCTCATTAAATTGTTAAGAGGACAAAATCTTCCCTATCATTGGTTCATCATCGCTTACAGTCACATGTTTCTCGTGTTTTCATTGGTTGGTTTACACGTCAATCACTCTCACCAGAGGTCAGAAAATAATCTTCTGCTCAACTTGTAACGTTACGTATCCACTTCCACAGCATGACAACCATCCTCAAGAAGACAAACAAGGAC encodes:
- the LOC128031225 gene encoding tRNA (guanine(10)-N2)-methyltransferase homolog isoform X1 is translated as MALHCGRACRQYLLHLAHDNVDFRLPEIKALLSLRDRPFDTSETFNEKSPFWQLNGLSEDDIRSVMSRTVCGKSAFELWGHGTTTDELRMSLLEYPAEKMAPYLQKNSTYKINVYTFNKTLVFKDRIEKIDALDFLPFKGTVNLKDPEHIFCLLEDYGSDPYDIPEEPFHMYFGRWIADGQRELIRSYSVKKRHFIGNTSMDAGLSFFMANHAKVKADDLVYDPFVGTGSLLVACSRFGAYVCGTDIDYNTIHGVGKASRKNQKWRGPDENIRANLRQYGTESLYVDVMVSDASKTVWRKNAQFDAIVTDPPYGIRESTRRTGSHKDIIRPTEDFSGESHVPVSMAYHLSDIFADLLNFAALHLVLGGRLVYWLPIYRPEYCEEMVPLHPCLTLISNCEQTLSSHTSRRLLTMEKTKEPEDSDGLAHLADPRFTLYQGHNSFREKYFCGLTKKNGKDSKASPGNKD
- the LOC128031225 gene encoding tRNA (guanine(10)-N2)-methyltransferase homolog isoform X2 encodes the protein MAYQKMIYGVLCPERFVENELRMSLLEYPAEKMAPYLQKNSTYKINVYTFNKTLVFKDRIEKIDALDFLPFKGTVNLKDPEHIFCLLEDYGSDPYDIPEEPFHMYFGRWIADGQRELIRSYSVKKRHFIGNTSMDAGLSFFMANHAKVKADDLVYDPFVGTGSLLVACSRFGAYVCGTDIDYNTIHGVGKASRKNQKWRGPDENIRANLRQYGTESLYVDVMVSDASKTVWRKNAQFDAIVTDPPYGIRESTRRTGSHKDIIRPTEDFSGESHVPVSMAYHLSDIFADLLNFAALHLVLGGRLVYWLPIYRPEYCEEMVPLHPCLTLISNCEQTLSSHTSRRLLTMEKTKEPEDSDGLAHLADPRFTLYQGHNSFREKYFCGLTKKNGKDSKASPGNKD